The following coding sequences are from one Pigmentibacter sp. JX0631 window:
- the serA gene encoding phosphoglycerate dehydrogenase — MEKAVKILITGKLHEVALDLLKNQPPELSVSSPLQIVYLPDAPRDVILKEIVDTNVLISRSETDVDETLLSAGKELRIVARAAVGYGNINCDLATDLGILVVNTPGKNTNSAAELTFGLLLALIRKIPTAHISTSQGGWNRHHFTGTELGGKTIGIVGLGNVGHRVAKFALGFDMRVIAYDPYISDEVFRRNGAERKNTLEELLAECDILSVHVPLNKETKGMITEVELKKMHKGAFVLNAARGGIITEKGLLNALNEGYIAGAGIDTFDNEPKPMADLIKHPNIIVTPHIGASTLEAQFRIGETIAVQVLKALRGEIVDYPVNLPHVSLLGSGDLRAISVLAEKSAHVAAQIFDFHPATLRLTVTGALKQEDLQILKLSTLKGFLAHASDEFVSYVNAERLLAKRGIKIELALKNNSLKNELLIEVFGSGANEKISVGSVLYDGKIARLCSINDFLFEIEPDGDLIIMQNHDRPGVIGDVGSYLAKNNVNIAQFELSRNRRGGMAMSLIRVDGELQSATINGLRKLPNLISARLVSGL, encoded by the coding sequence ATGGAAAAGGCAGTTAAAATTTTAATAACTGGAAAATTACATGAGGTTGCTTTAGATCTTCTAAAAAATCAGCCACCTGAACTTTCCGTCTCTTCTCCATTACAAATTGTGTACCTCCCAGATGCCCCTAGGGATGTCATTCTAAAAGAAATTGTAGATACAAACGTATTAATCAGTCGTTCAGAAACAGATGTTGACGAAACATTGTTATCTGCCGGAAAAGAATTAAGAATAGTGGCTCGCGCTGCTGTCGGTTATGGTAACATAAACTGTGATTTAGCAACAGACCTAGGAATTTTAGTTGTTAATACCCCAGGAAAAAATACCAATTCGGCAGCAGAACTCACATTTGGTTTACTACTTGCACTTATTCGCAAAATTCCAACAGCCCATATTAGTACTAGTCAAGGTGGTTGGAATCGTCACCATTTTACAGGAACTGAATTAGGCGGAAAAACTATTGGTATTGTCGGCTTAGGCAATGTTGGACATAGAGTTGCTAAGTTTGCTTTAGGTTTTGATATGCGCGTTATTGCTTATGACCCTTATATTTCAGATGAGGTATTTCGCCGCAATGGGGCAGAACGTAAAAATACTTTAGAAGAACTTCTTGCTGAATGTGACATTCTTTCAGTTCATGTTCCCTTAAATAAAGAAACCAAAGGCATGATCACTGAGGTTGAATTAAAGAAAATGCACAAGGGCGCTTTTGTTCTAAATGCTGCACGTGGAGGCATAATTACTGAAAAAGGTTTATTAAATGCCTTAAATGAGGGCTATATTGCTGGTGCAGGAATAGACACCTTTGATAATGAACCAAAACCAATGGCCGATCTCATCAAACATCCAAATATAATTGTAACGCCCCATATCGGAGCTAGCACCTTAGAAGCTCAATTCCGCATTGGTGAAACCATAGCTGTGCAAGTTTTAAAAGCTTTGCGTGGAGAAATTGTTGATTACCCTGTAAATTTACCACATGTTTCCTTACTTGGCTCAGGCGATCTTCGTGCAATCTCTGTTTTAGCTGAAAAATCAGCACATGTTGCTGCCCAAATTTTTGATTTTCATCCTGCTACATTGCGCTTAACCGTTACTGGAGCTTTAAAACAAGAAGATCTACAAATTCTAAAACTTTCTACATTAAAAGGCTTTTTAGCTCATGCGTCTGATGAGTTTGTTTCCTATGTCAATGCTGAACGTTTACTGGCAAAAAGAGGCATCAAAATTGAGCTAGCTTTGAAAAATAATTCACTAAAAAATGAATTGCTCATAGAAGTTTTTGGGAGTGGAGCAAATGAGAAAATTTCTGTAGGCTCTGTTTTATATGATGGAAAAATTGCAAGACTGTGTTCAATCAATGACTTTTTATTTGAAATTGAACCCGATGGTGATCTTATCATCATGCAAAATCATGATAGACCGGGTGTGATTGGGGATGTTGGTTCCTACTTAGCAAAAAACAATGTCAATATTGCACAATTTGAGTTATCCCGAAATCGCAGAGGTGGTATGGCAATGAGTTTGATTCGTGTAGATGGCGAATTACAATCTGCTACTATCAATGGTTTGCGAAAACTGCCAAATTTAATTTCAGCACGTTTGGTCAGTGGGCTCTAG
- a CDS encoding ABC transporter ATP-binding protein produces the protein MSQNKTTLWEKLSFSDVTSIMLKLNKRSATKKDLNSIPFINETLQKKDPYPSFLQALPLLRKSPFKSLIVFEKNQFTKMFLIHITDVTASLLAALTAVQVLRSLEQTSEHFRLIDLLYQNPTTNEKLFFSMSLAVIIFLLNILATSLHAQKIEKEMLLAWRIPYKLMFYIYTQLLSISKKDRNRFQSGDITNMAQNDTRFLGDYLSHAMVDFPVLLVSCILVMIIMISTIGKIAWLGFIIISLQIPISIFFTWLGNRLHHEMMRRGDKRLQLVTEWIQGMRLIRYFGWGKHFKQEINEATLSEYKQDLKIAAKYCTAFAITHNWWMVVSSAIFAGVVYLDGQKNASTIFAAIWFSGILGHQITPLPWFVNAWSQALVASKRLKKMYLARIQYEEFPKNLEEKFSLEEKNLINKIIEKKEKMSFSISFSLENVSLKFSESEPYVLNNINLEIPANKTIAIIGPVAAGKSILLQLLMGDLVPTEGTVRFKLLVNENNKITELNCFVHTSTGINILRAIQSYVPQEAFIMNSTIRENIPLKYKTENELYSSEKDIINSLYAASFKSDLTNFSQGLETEIGEKGVNLSGGQKQRISLSRSAFKNSSLIILDDPLSAVDVKTEKELVTNIFLGEWGKEKTILWATHRLEFLKYSDLIIFLENGEICEQGIYKDLIKNKKSRLTQFLAGIENYGRN, from the coding sequence TTGTCTCAAAATAAAACTACATTATGGGAAAAGTTATCTTTTTCCGACGTAACAAGTATTATGCTAAAGTTAAATAAACGATCTGCAACTAAAAAAGATTTAAACTCAATTCCATTTATTAATGAAACTTTGCAAAAAAAAGACCCATATCCTTCATTTCTGCAAGCACTCCCATTGTTAAGAAAATCTCCATTTAAATCATTAATAGTATTTGAAAAAAACCAATTCACAAAAATGTTTTTAATTCATATCACAGACGTAACAGCTTCTTTACTTGCAGCTTTAACAGCTGTCCAAGTTTTAAGAAGTTTAGAGCAAACATCGGAACATTTTCGTTTAATAGATTTATTGTATCAGAATCCAACCACAAACGAAAAGTTATTTTTTAGTATGTCTTTGGCTGTTATTATATTTTTGCTTAATATTTTAGCAACCAGCTTGCATGCCCAAAAAATTGAAAAGGAAATGCTCCTAGCTTGGAGAATCCCATATAAACTGATGTTTTATATTTACACACAATTGCTTTCCATCAGTAAAAAAGACAGAAATAGGTTTCAATCAGGCGATATCACCAATATGGCACAAAATGATACAAGATTTTTAGGAGATTATCTTTCCCACGCAATGGTCGACTTTCCCGTTCTATTAGTGTCTTGCATTTTAGTGATGATAATTATGATCTCAACCATTGGAAAAATTGCTTGGTTAGGTTTTATTATAATAAGTTTACAAATCCCAATTTCAATCTTTTTTACTTGGTTAGGAAACAGATTGCACCATGAAATGATGCGGCGAGGTGACAAGAGATTGCAACTTGTTACAGAATGGATTCAAGGCATGCGCCTGATTCGTTACTTTGGTTGGGGAAAGCATTTTAAACAAGAAATTAACGAAGCAACTTTATCTGAATATAAACAAGATTTAAAAATTGCTGCAAAATATTGCACCGCTTTTGCTATTACGCATAATTGGTGGATGGTTGTGAGTAGTGCTATATTTGCAGGAGTTGTATACTTGGATGGACAAAAAAATGCTTCAACAATTTTTGCTGCAATTTGGTTTTCTGGCATTTTAGGCCATCAAATTACCCCATTACCTTGGTTTGTAAATGCTTGGTCGCAAGCTCTTGTAGCCTCAAAAAGACTAAAAAAAATGTATCTTGCCCGAATTCAATATGAAGAATTTCCTAAAAATTTAGAAGAAAAATTTTCCCTTGAAGAAAAAAACTTAATTAACAAAATTATTGAAAAAAAAGAAAAAATGTCTTTTTCTATATCATTTTCTTTAGAAAATGTATCTTTAAAATTTTCTGAATCAGAACCTTATGTTTTAAATAATATAAATTTAGAAATACCTGCTAATAAAACTATTGCAATCATTGGACCTGTTGCTGCAGGAAAATCTATTTTACTTCAATTATTAATGGGTGATTTAGTTCCAACAGAAGGTACTGTCCGTTTTAAATTACTTGTAAATGAGAATAACAAAATTACTGAACTAAATTGTTTCGTTCACACTTCTACAGGAATTAATATATTAAGAGCTATTCAAAGTTATGTGCCTCAAGAAGCTTTTATTATGAACAGTACAATTAGAGAAAATATTCCTTTAAAATACAAAACAGAAAATGAATTATATTCGAGTGAAAAAGACATCATAAATTCTTTATACGCCGCTAGTTTTAAAAGTGACTTAACAAATTTTAGCCAAGGATTAGAAACTGAAATTGGAGAAAAAGGTGTAAATTTATCAGGTGGACAAAAACAACGCATTAGTTTATCCCGCAGTGCATTTAAAAATTCTAGCTTAATTATTCTTGACGATCCTCTTAGTGCAGTTGATGTTAAAACAGAAAAAGAACTAGTAACAAATATTTTTTTAGGCGAATGGGGAAAAGAGAAGACTATATTATGGGCTACGCATCGCCTAGAATTTTTAAAATATTCTGATTTAATTATTTTTTTAGAAAACGGTGAAATTTGTGAACAAGGTATATATAAAGATCTTATAAAAAACAAAAAATCAAGATTAACACAATTCTTAGCAGGCATAGAAAATTATGGAAGAAACTAA
- a CDS encoding HDOD domain-containing protein, with translation MENNSTKDIKLPSIPDAVRECLAQMYSTEADIGKLANHAQKDAGITSSILKLANSSVYSMGQSTSDLKVGMTRIGLSSLMQILIKYSIEKLFEFEAIDFFNVKSFTKHSSWVSQVAFEIAKFLKIDALSDLLVAGLLHDVGLLVRAISDKTLMKQVTEKCIKEKIDFNIAEKLLKLEAHEQLAEVLLQKWQLPQSVITLIKYHHTDEKFRPKTLSSEQNKLINIMCIADIIAHRFGNAFQNYHRDTRVNQIELEKLGLTSQDIGNIVKHVTQQLQFF, from the coding sequence ATGGAAAATAATTCTACTAAAGATATTAAGTTACCTTCCATTCCCGATGCCGTTCGGGAATGTCTAGCCCAAATGTATAGTACGGAAGCTGATATCGGCAAATTAGCTAACCATGCTCAAAAAGATGCTGGTATTACATCAAGTATATTAAAGCTTGCAAATTCTTCTGTTTATTCAATGGGGCAATCAACAAGTGATCTAAAAGTAGGAATGACTCGAATTGGTCTTAGTTCGTTAATGCAAATTCTTATTAAATATTCTATTGAAAAGTTATTTGAGTTTGAAGCAATAGATTTTTTTAATGTAAAATCATTTACTAAACATTCTTCTTGGGTATCACAGGTTGCATTTGAAATTGCAAAATTCTTAAAAATCGATGCTTTATCTGATTTATTAGTTGCAGGTTTGCTCCATGATGTTGGTTTACTAGTTAGAGCTATTTCTGACAAAACCTTAATGAAACAAGTGACAGAAAAATGCATAAAAGAGAAAATTGATTTTAATATTGCTGAAAAATTATTAAAACTAGAAGCGCATGAACAGCTAGCTGAAGTTCTGCTGCAAAAATGGCAATTACCTCAAAGTGTAATTACCTTAATAAAGTATCATCATACAGATGAAAAGTTTCGACCTAAGACATTGTCGTCAGAGCAAAATAAATTAATTAATATAATGTGTATAGCAGATATAATTGCCCATCGTTTTGGTAACGCCTTTCAAAACTATCATCGAGATACAAGGGTAAATCAAATTGAACTAGAAAAATTAGGTTTAACTAGTCAAGATATTGGTAATATTGTGAAACATGTAACTCAACAATTACAGTTTTTTTAA
- a CDS encoding ABC transporter transmembrane domain-containing protein, whose amino-acid sequence MEETKKFIAKESVQQGSIGFAFFKRYFMAMQGVKYFTPVIFILIISASIGESLFRYIVSLWVDKCSNNQCNHEIKFFNELKNWLQHANAEQITTFFFSFCGIVIIIKALDWLVLIGFLSNGARVLHDQMVESFSNVRVTFMDEHPSGRLIRRFSGDYIQAKDEIPNIFADILGTFVELIIITIIVLYQTPFAIFSILPCALFYFRIQKIFKSASREIQRLAKVLETPIWSLFTESVVGFQTIRAYGKTEEFINRLKAIAQDFAKASLLQSRILRWLNIRLKVTSEFFSFTITLIAIYFVTQGKIGIGQAGFLMSLTIGLDSIMQWLTRSLSMIEAKMVSVERIIEYKSLPSEHKNADLEFIPIPPQWPEHGEVNILNLKSSYRDDLPIILNNLTVSFPAGKKIGIIGKTGAGKSTLFQAFYRMVFFHSGEILVDNIDILQLPLEKSREIFAIVPQEPHLFSGSLRYNLDRTQKFTENEIWEALKDVQLADYISNLPGKLNYTVAEKGTNFSVGQRQLICMARAILSKAKIILMDEATASVDLETEKLIQTAIKKAFANKTTIVIAHRLDTLKSADYVVLLGNGRLLDYGRPEQILTKLGNELETHLT is encoded by the coding sequence ATGGAAGAAACTAAAAAATTTATTGCAAAAGAAAGTGTTCAACAAGGCAGTATTGGATTTGCTTTTTTTAAACGTTACTTTATGGCAATGCAGGGGGTTAAATATTTTACACCAGTTATATTTATTTTAATTATTTCAGCCAGTATAGGTGAAAGTTTATTTCGCTATATTGTCTCTCTCTGGGTTGATAAATGTTCGAATAATCAATGCAACCATGAAATTAAATTTTTTAATGAATTAAAAAATTGGTTACAACATGCAAATGCAGAACAAATAACAACATTTTTCTTTTCATTTTGCGGAATAGTTATAATAATTAAAGCTTTAGATTGGCTTGTTTTAATTGGTTTTTTATCAAATGGAGCAAGAGTTCTGCATGATCAAATGGTAGAAAGTTTTTCCAATGTTCGTGTTACATTTATGGATGAACATCCATCTGGCCGACTAATACGCCGTTTTAGTGGCGATTATATTCAAGCTAAAGACGAGATTCCAAATATATTTGCAGATATCTTAGGAACTTTTGTTGAGTTGATAATTATTACTATAATTGTCTTATATCAAACACCTTTTGCTATTTTTTCAATTTTACCTTGTGCTTTATTTTATTTTCGGATTCAAAAAATATTTAAATCAGCTTCAAGAGAAATCCAAAGGCTTGCAAAGGTTCTTGAAACACCAATTTGGAGTTTATTTACTGAATCAGTTGTTGGTTTCCAAACGATACGTGCCTATGGAAAAACAGAAGAATTTATCAATCGTTTAAAAGCAATAGCCCAAGATTTTGCAAAAGCATCTTTACTACAAAGCAGAATTTTACGTTGGTTAAATATAAGACTAAAAGTAACATCCGAGTTTTTTTCTTTTACTATAACGTTAATAGCTATTTATTTTGTTACACAAGGAAAAATTGGAATTGGACAAGCGGGTTTTTTAATGAGTTTAACAATTGGTTTAGACTCCATCATGCAATGGTTAACTAGGAGTTTATCTATGATAGAAGCCAAAATGGTTAGCGTAGAAAGAATCATTGAATATAAAAGTTTACCTTCAGAACATAAAAATGCAGATTTAGAATTTATTCCTATCCCCCCGCAATGGCCAGAACATGGTGAAGTGAATATATTAAATTTAAAATCAAGCTATAGAGATGATTTACCAATTATTTTAAATAATTTAACTGTATCCTTTCCAGCAGGAAAAAAAATTGGGATTATTGGCAAAACGGGCGCAGGAAAAAGCACATTATTTCAAGCTTTTTATCGAATGGTATTTTTCCATAGTGGTGAAATATTAGTAGATAATATTGATATTTTACAATTACCATTAGAAAAATCGAGAGAAATATTTGCTATTGTTCCGCAAGAACCCCATTTATTTTCAGGAAGTTTAAGATATAATCTTGATAGAACACAAAAATTTACTGAAAATGAAATTTGGGAAGCCTTAAAAGATGTCCAGCTCGCAGATTATATTTCTAATTTACCTGGAAAATTAAATTATACCGTTGCGGAAAAAGGCACAAATTTTTCTGTGGGGCAAAGACAATTAATCTGTATGGCAAGAGCTATATTGAGTAAAGCAAAAATTATTTTAATGGATGAAGCCACAGCTAGTGTTGATTTAGAAACAGAAAAGTTAATTCAAACAGCAATTAAAAAAGCCTTTGCAAATAAAACAACTATAGTGATTGCACATCGCTTAGATACCTTGAAATCAGCGGATTACGTTGTTCTGCTTGGCAACGGCAGACTCCTAGATTATGGTAGGCCTGAACAAATTCTTACCAAATTAGGTAATGAACTTGAGACGCACTTAACTTAA
- a CDS encoding C4-type zinc ribbon domain-containing protein, with protein sequence MNPSYEIIEQLYRLDIDSGLVTQDQRVAQKELSELAKKSKISEEIISKTRTDMSFNEAELRRLYKKLDDLEERKAERSARLFAAKNDDDHRSLKRELDHVEREIRDTQKKADETENRIEMSKSLFQKAEAELSASTSASEGERRKAQEAETKSAGRLTEINKVRDTYLSRLDDRIAQHYIRVAKITRNPNGPICRVIERACGNCHIGLSPQILNNIARGKSVEFCPNCSHVLLPSSQV encoded by the coding sequence TTGAATCCAAGTTATGAAATTATTGAACAATTATATAGACTTGACATTGATTCTGGGCTTGTAACCCAAGATCAACGCGTTGCTCAAAAAGAACTTTCTGAGCTTGCGAAAAAATCAAAAATCAGTGAAGAAATTATTTCAAAAACCAGAACTGATATGTCTTTCAATGAAGCTGAGCTTCGTCGTTTGTACAAAAAGCTTGATGATCTTGAGGAACGAAAAGCTGAACGTTCTGCTAGGCTCTTTGCAGCAAAAAATGATGATGATCACAGAAGCTTAAAACGTGAACTCGATCATGTTGAAAGAGAAATTCGTGATACTCAGAAAAAAGCTGATGAAACAGAAAACAGAATAGAAATGTCGAAATCTTTGTTTCAAAAAGCTGAAGCTGAACTTTCTGCATCAACAAGTGCATCAGAAGGTGAACGCAGAAAAGCACAAGAAGCTGAAACAAAATCTGCAGGTCGCTTGACTGAAATTAATAAAGTGCGCGACACGTATTTATCTCGTTTAGACGATAGAATTGCTCAACACTATATACGTGTTGCCAAAATTACCCGTAATCCTAATGGTCCTATTTGTCGAGTAATTGAAAGAGCATGTGGCAATTGCCATATAGGTTTATCTCCGCAAATTTTAAACAATATTGCCAGAGGTAAATCGGTTGAATTTTGTCCTAACTGTTCGCACGTTCTCCTTCCTAGTTCACAAGTTTAA
- a CDS encoding DUF3575 domain-containing protein, translating to MFRKFFLVLFFWLTIIFQLNSFAYEEKESSSVPPNVGLSLNILGPLFGLYSAGVSTYVSPYVQIGLYGTYFDTRNIDPQVTGWQSQIRLNLYFTAPNVSGIYLGIFGGYESVTIKKNDNKSDSYNDLIGGFVPGYKWAMTKKLNLLLGIIIGYMYGDIQVSPEISFVYSL from the coding sequence ATGTTCCGTAAATTTTTTTTAGTATTGTTTTTTTGGTTAACAATTATTTTTCAATTAAATTCATTTGCATATGAAGAAAAAGAATCATCTTCAGTTCCTCCTAATGTTGGTTTATCTTTAAATATCTTAGGCCCCTTATTTGGATTATATTCGGCAGGAGTTTCCACTTATGTTTCACCATATGTGCAAATTGGATTATATGGCACTTATTTTGATACCCGTAATATTGATCCTCAAGTCACAGGTTGGCAAAGTCAAATTCGTCTTAATTTATATTTTACTGCTCCTAATGTAAGTGGAATATATTTAGGAATTTTTGGTGGATATGAATCTGTTACTATTAAGAAAAATGATAATAAATCTGATTCATATAATGATTTAATTGGAGGTTTTGTTCCGGGATATAAATGGGCTATGACAAAAAAATTAAATTTATTACTCGGAATAATAATTGGTTACATGTATGGAGACATTCAAGTGAGTCCAGAAATTTCATTTGTTTATTCGTTATAA